AAAGCAGTCCGTCCCGTTCACAGCTGAAGCCGAATATCTCGAAGGCTGGGCGGGCCTTAAGAAGGTGTATCGCAAGGCGGCATCTGCTGCACAGCTTTCGGCGAAATTTGCTGGCGTTGCGGGCACGCCGCTTAGCGCTGGCACGTCGGTCGTCCGGTCTGACGGTGTCACGTACACGACGGTATCGACAGCGACAGTGGACGGTACCGGAACCCTCTCGGTTACGATCGTCGCGACTGCTGCGGGATCAGCGGGTAACGCCGATGCGGGCACGTCGCTCTCGCTCGGCACCGCTGTCGCGGGCATCCAGTCCACCGGCTCGGTGACGGGCACAGTCCAATCGGGTGCCGACGTCGAGCAAGACGACGCGCTGCGCACTCGCATGCTGGCGGCCTATCAGAACACGCCGCAAGGCGGTGATGCGAACGACTACGCCGGCTGGGCGCTCGCCGTTCCGGGCGTCACGCGCGCGTGGGTTGCGCCGAACGGATTCGGTGCGGGAACAGTCGTCGTCTACACCATGTGGGACATCGCGGAAGCGTCGCACAACGGCTTCCCGCAGGGGACGAACGGCGTCTCGCAGTACGACCAAGGACCGGGCGGAATCCCTCGCGGGACTGCCGCGACAGGTGATCAGCTTGTTGTCGCCGACTCGCTCATCAATGAGCAGCCGGTGACTGCTCTCGTGTATTCATGCGCGCCGGTCCCGAACAGTCTCACCTTCACGCTTTCCGGTTTGAGCGGAACGACGACCGCGACGCGCGCGGCGATCGCGGCTGCAATCTCCGACGTCCTGTTCCGCAACGGTGATCCGCGCGCGGGCACCGTCAACCGCTCCGACATCGAGTCGGCTATCGCGTCGGTTTCTGGAACGAGTGGTTTTGTCATCACGCTCGTGCAGGGCGTGGTGAGCGGCACCACGACGACCTATCCGGGCAACATCACGAGCGGCACAGGGCAGTTGCCGGTGCTCGCGGGCGTGAACTACGTCTGAGGCCTCGATGCTCGCACCCAACTTCAAGGCGGCCGACTTCCTGTCCGCGATGCAGGCATTGCTGCCGCGCGGCCGCGTGTGGCCTCGCGATCCTGACACTGTGCAGGCGAAGGTCCTTTCGGGCCTCGCACCGAGCTACGAGCGCCAGACGGCGCGCGCGAACTATCTGCTCGTCGATGCCTTTCCGCCAACGACGTACGAGTTGCTGCCCGAGTGGGAGGCAACGCTTGGCCTTCCCGATCCATGCGCGGGAACTGCGCCGACGATCCCGGCTCGGCGTGCGCAGGTGATCGCGCGGCTGACGGCGCTAGGCGGCGCGTCGATTCCGCAGTTGACTGCATTCGCGGCATCGCTCGGTTACACCGTGACGATCACGCA
This genomic interval from Caballeronia sp. LZ062 contains the following:
- a CDS encoding baseplate J/gp47 family protein, translated to MPFQRKTLSTLINEVAADINSALQGADATLRFTVLKVIGKVQAGLSNLHMGYLDWIAKQSVPFTAEAEYLEGWAGLKKVYRKAASAAQLSAKFAGVAGTPLSAGTSVVRSDGVTYTTVSTATVDGTGTLSVTIVATAAGSAGNADAGTSLSLGTAVAGIQSTGSVTGTVQSGADVEQDDALRTRMLAAYQNTPQGGDANDYAGWALAVPGVTRAWVAPNGFGAGTVVVYTMWDIAEASHNGFPQGTNGVSQYDQGPGGIPRGTAATGDQLVVADSLINEQPVTALVYSCAPVPNSLTFTLSGLSGTTTATRAAIAAAISDVLFRNGDPRAGTVNRSDIESAIASVSGTSGFVITLVQGVVSGTTTTYPGNITSGTGQLPVLAGVNYV
- a CDS encoding putative phage tail protein, which translates into the protein MLAPNFKAADFLSAMQALLPRGRVWPRDPDTVQAKVLSGLAPSYERQTARANYLLVDAFPPTTYELLPEWEATLGLPDPCAGTAPTIPARRAQVIARLTALGGASIPQLTAFAASLGYTVTITQYTQARAGMLKAGQPVNGYDWNFAWKITAPLNTIVRAVAGGMAAGDPLASWGNKVLECEIRAVMPAHTIPIFAYA